In Lolium rigidum isolate FL_2022 chromosome 7, APGP_CSIRO_Lrig_0.1, whole genome shotgun sequence, the DNA window tctacaagagatcatgatcatagcatacgccaagtactaacacggatgcacacacttgtcaccattacaccgtgcaggaggaataaactactttaataacacatcactagagtagcacatagataaattgtgatacaaaacacattgcaatcataaatagataaaaataagcacttcactacgcccttcataacagtgagtaagtattctgtgaaatatagcctaagagacccacacggtgcacacactgtcacctttacacacgtgggacaaggagtctccggagatcacataagtaaaactcacttgactagcataatgacatctagattagaagcatcatcatatgaatctcaatcatgtaaggcagctcatgagattattgtattgaagtacataggagagagatgaaccacatagctaccggtacagccccgagcctcgatggagaactactccctcctcatgggagcagcggcggtgatgaagatggcggtggagatggcagcggtgtcgatggagaagccttcgggggcacttccccgctccggcaggtgccggaacggagactcctgtccccggatcttggcttcacgatggcggcggctcggaaggttttccgtatcgtggtttttcgcctcaggggtttcgcgacggaggctttaagtaggcggaagggcagagtcgggggcctgacgaggggcccacaccatagggcggcgcgggcccctccttggccgcgccgccttgtggtgtcaccacctcgtggccccacttcgtatgctcctcggtcttctggaagctccgtggaaaaataggcccctggatcttcgtttcgtccaattccgagaatatttcgttactaggatttctgaaaccaaaaacagcgagaaaataggaaccggcacttcggcatcttgttaataggttagttccagaaaatgcacgaatatgacataaagtgtgcataaaacatgtaggtatcatcaataatatggcatagaacataagaaattatcgatacgtcggagacgtatcaggaatgcAAGAATATTCCATTCGCATGGCAGGGGAAATACCATGGCCATGCGGAAGGGTGCACATAGTTCTTGAGGcggctgcttctcaagatctctgAATTTGGCACTCTTTGTTTGGCATGGCAGGCTCTAACAATGACACTAGTGTGCCCAATCGATATCTGGTGTTCACTCAACTTGCAAAAGATAATGCTCCAAAGGTCAACTATGATATCAATGGACACCACTATGACAAAGGTTACTATCCAACCGATGGTATTTATCCTCGCTAGTCCATATTTGTAAACACAATCCACAAACATAAAGACGAGAAAGATAGTAGGTTTTCTAAAGAACAAGATACTTGTAGGAAATATgtggagcgggcatttggtgtgctacaATCTTGTTGAGGTATTGTTTGGCACCCTGCTAGAACATTGAGCAAGGAGACATTATGGGAGGTCATGACTGCTTGTGTGATCATGtacaacatgattgttgaggaggAGCGCGATGACAACGTGTATGACCAAGGCTAGGAATTTCAGGATGAGTTGGTTGATACCGAGCCTAGACCGCGCAAGACTTGGTTGATTTTCTCCATGTGCATCATGAACTGCGTGACAACTCAACTTGCAGTGGAATCTAGGATGATTTGGTCCAACGAGTACATGGAATGATGTTGGAAATCAGTAGTCGCAGTTCTATTTGAATTCCAATGTTTATAATACACTAGCATTTTACCCTGTGTTGCTAGGGAAGCGGCAATATCGACACTCACTGTGCAACAATGAGGGAGGCTTCAATTTCGTCCATGGTAATCTCATATGCTTCGTCCATGGTGATGGTGACCTCATGCGCTCCATGCCTCTATATCTTCATCAAAAAGATATTGTGAAAAATTGTTGCACAACTACCGATGTGTTGCATTACTATTTCAAAGATGCAATTTATTTGCATTTTTTTTGTAACATGTTCTAAAAaatattgtgaaaatttgttgcaATAATATATGCTTCATCTATCCTATAAaactaaatttagacaaagttaagacaaATTTTGTTAGACGTGGGAGTATTTGCGATACACGGGTGAGAGATTTTTTGTAAATCACGAGACGGCTCTAGACCTACCTTGGTGGCAGGCCCGGGCAGACGGGAGTGCGGCCTGTGCGGCCGCACAGGGCCCTGAAATTTTGGGGGCCCAGAATTTTGAAATGGGCCTTCTATATAGAGTATAGAATTTTACTTCAGATGGAGATCATGAAACTAGCTCTGTTCAGTTGGTTGCACGCGCGCTTAATTATATTTAACCAGGAGGTTGCAAGTTCGAATCACGAACCAAGGAGATTCCTGTTACTATATTTTTTTGTCCTTTTTGTAttctgcttgatgattgatgcctATAATATACCGTACAAAAATACTTAACTGTTAATTTTATTAGCACTGAATATTAGAAAGCGCTTCCTGTTACTATCTTttctttgtcttttttgtattctGCTTGATGGTTGATGCCTATGATATGCAAATACTTAACTATTAATTTTATTAGCACTGAATATTAGAAAAGCTGCATTTATAAATCAAACTATACCTACTTTCAGGAGTTCAAAATCTACGGGTGTCAAGAGTAATTTTTCAGCTTGGACGTCCACTTAAAACATATATACACAGATGTTATAATTGTTCATTAGTTTTGAGATAGGGGCCCATTTTAAATTTTCGCACAGGACCTCGGATTTTACTGGCCCGGCCCTGCTTGGTGGCCAATCCATCGGTTGGCTGTCTGAGTGGCTGATCTTCCCTGCTGCAAGCACACGCGAGACAAATAAACAAGACAATGACTCTATTTCTCCCGATGTATTCACAAAtaataaaaaaagaaaatgacTCCACTTATTTACGCAATAGAGATTATGAAGAGAAGGGGCCTTTCCCCCCGTAGAAATGTCTTCTTTGTTTTCTTATTATTATGCTGTTCTAGTGTTCATGTTATTGTTACCTGACTGTTGTCGGATGTGTagggacaaaaaaaaaaaaaaacagaaagggCCTCCATTTCTCATTGTGCAGAAATCAGATTATACATGCAATTCCTGAACAATTCTCCCCCCTCCTGATGTGTCCATCATTCCATCTCCCAGCCATCCAATAATCTCATACGTACTCAACAACACAGCACGCGAATCAAACTCCACAAAGAATAGTGGCAGGCACATGCGAGTTCGCAACTCCCCCTGAACGGTCGGCAAGCTGGCGCGCGAGCACCCCGATCAGACTTTGTCGGGCAGGTCCAAGTGCTGGACGCCGAGCACCTGCAGCGCGGCGTTctggacgaagacgacgacgccgCACTTGGTGGGCCGGAAGCCGTCCCAGAGCGGGAACTGTACGGACCCGGAGACGGTCTTCTTGGCGGAGGCGCCGTCGCGCACGGCGGCCAGCTTCTCGAGCCTGCGCACCACGTGGTCGTTGAGCAGTGTCTTGCCCTTGTTCTCGCCGCGGCCGCAGTCGGTGACCACGCCGCTCTCGTACAGCGCCACCATCACGCTCCCGCCGCCCTCCACGCGGGCGCGGAGCGGGCCCGTGAAGGACGCCTGCAGCGTCGTCGGGTTCGGCCGCTGGAACGTCACCTGCATGCGGAGCAGAGCAGAACATGGTTGAGACCTGCCGGTGGCATATCGGAGTAGAAAGAACACGATCGAGATGTCGTGCATGCGTGCGTACCTTGAAGGCGGGCGATGGGTACTTGGGCGCGTCGCGAACGGCCTGCGCGAGCTTGTCGTGCTCGGTGCCGACGCAGTCGGCCCGGCCCTGCACGACGACCTGCGGCGTGAAGAGCGTGTCGAGGCGGAGCGCCTCCACGTAGGCCTTCTGCCGCACCGTCCAGGCGCTGGAGGCGAAGGGGTCCTTCCAGCCGCGGTAGTCCCAGTAGTCGACGTGGAACCCCAGCACCACCACGCCGCCGGCCGAGTCCTGCGCCAGCCGCGCCGCCACGGCGTCCGCGTCGGGAGACGCCGCGCAACCCTGCGAGGAGAAGAGCTCCACCAGCACCGGCCCCGGGGCCAGCTCCTCCGCCGGGTCGGGCGCCGAGGCCGTCGCGCTGCCCCTGCCGAAGCACGCCAGGAACCGCGGCGCCATGGATCGCTAGCTAGCTACTCCGTACGTGCGAGCCTCCTTCGAGCTAGTGATCGAGGGGACGTCAACAAGCACGCGTGGTGGCAAAAGGGAAGCGACTGGCTACCGAGCCGATGGAGGTGCGTGTTTGAAGGTAAGTAGAGTGGTGGTTGGGCACTTCGGTGGCTGGAAGGGAGGAacgtggcggtggcgacggcaacCGGATACCAGCCTGGGGACAGCACGCAACCTCCCCCTCCGGCGATCTGTGTCGACCTCTGCCCATGTGTGTGCGGTGAGCGACTCGATTTTTCTAAGTTTCGCCATTCCTTTTCTACTGATGGGTGACACGGTAGcactactttgctcctcatgcatTTGCTTTTGATGGGTGACACGGGAGCACTACTTTGCTCCTCAGGGCATGACCAATGCATAGCCCCAGGGATGTTGCCTCACAGATTTATCTTGGTTCGAGTGGTCCAAATTAGGTTTGGATAAGGAGGCAGCCTGTTCatcaggaggcagcctcttcagccataaagtgaaaactgagtgaaaatgtgagagaaagagagaaaaaccaaatcagcttttgagagaaagacatattaatgggaccataatatggcatgcatatgtcaaaagttttatccaaatCTAGTTGGACAGCTGCCCTCATGCATCTTCCTTTTTAGCACATGCATCACGTTTCCAAAAAGAAAATTGCTGTGAAAAAGTTGGATCGAACTACGATTCCTTATATTTCAGACTCTTTCATATTTACTCCTCATAAAAACAGTTTCTAACCTATTTTCTATAATTAACTTTCTATTTTTTCAAACCAAATTGTTCAAAGCTAAACACATGCAAACCGATCGATGGGGTCAAACAACATGATTAGGAAAGAATAAAATTTATGTTTACAAACCAAATTATTCGACGTCAACCAGATGTCACCGTTCAAATAAATGAATAGCACGAATGGtacaaataaagtaaaaaaacACATAAATTGATGTGGATTAGCCGGCGATGAGATCATCTCGGAGAGCTTGCATTTCTCGCTTCTCGATGCGTTGATATGCTGAGAGAAACCTCTATATCCCTTTTTCATCTTGTTCTGACTCGATAGGATCTCCGCTGGAGATGTACTGAAAGTTCTCTTCTTTCATATCTTGCCCATCGTCAATGATCATGTAAAGCAAGATCATGCAACATGTTTTTGTTTGCCACAACACCTTTGATTTCCAATACTCATCAAGGTTGGGAGTAATGGCAAACCACTTCTGAAGCACACTgaggctcagttcttttggcggcttctccgagaagctgccctccccccagcttcctggAGAAGCCGCTCCAAAAATTTAGGGAGGCTTCTGGACTAGTCTACGCTAGATCATTTCGGAAGCCTTTATAAATTTTGGGGGCGGCTTTCCCAGAAAgctggggggagggcagcttctcggagaagccacCAAAAGAACTGAGCCTGAATGCTCTCTCTCTCCGCGATATGCGCTCCTTCTCAACTTAAACCAATTGTCATGCTTTTTCACGGATTTTGCAATAGTGAGGAAGAGACTCTTGCGCATCTTAATTGCCGACGAAAATAATTTTCTGGATAGGTTGTATCGGGTTGAAGTAATCTCTCATATGCTACCTTGGCGTGGCCCACTGCTCTATCTAGGTTGATGTAAAAATGGCCGACTGTGATCCTAGTCTCAGCCGGTGAATTTCATTGTTCAGATCACGGTCATGGCCATTTGAAAGTCATCCTCGTGTTCCTCTGACGTGACGACGAAAAATGGTCGAAGATAAACTCCCTCAACCTCTTCATCTAAGTACAGAAACACAATCAAAATAGCAAAATAAAACTCACCTAGTCAAATCGTCTAACACTTGATGGATTGGTCGGACTTCCTCGTTTTCGATGCTGCTTGGCTCCGGCGCGGCCAATCTACGGCATCTCCATTCTCCACGAGCTTCGTTTTGCAACAAATCAAGCTCGCCGCAGCCCCGTTTTGCAACAAAACAAAGACATCAACATGGTGGTGATGCTGGATATATGGGTCAACACCGGCGGGGTGCAGGTGTGACTGGGATGGGAGGGGCGGTGAAGGCTGTGAGGTGCGGTGGAGGCTACTGATGACCGTAAAACTCGTCGGCAACGTTATTGCAGTACTTGCAGCGGAGGCTGCGAGGTGCGATGGAGGCTACTGATGACGGCCAAAGTCGTCGGCAGCGACGTTGAAGTGCTAGTGGCGGAGAGCGTCGCCGGGGTTGGAGAGCCAAGTTTTACTTGCAAACGCCAAGGCAAAGAATATTTAGCGGACCAAGTTGAAAAGTAAAAATATTACTCCTCTAAACCGTATAAAATTTTGGCTGGGTGTAGCTTAGAGAAGTAAAATGAGATATTTTACTGCTCTAATTGGTTAGTTAGTGCGGTGTATTTGCCGGCACGGAGGAGAGACAAATGTTCTTTCGGTTTGCTAACTGAAACGCGAGAGCGGTGACGATCGATAGTTACTCCCTCAGTATTTTTGAAATATCAATATATTTATAACTAAAATATGTTTAGATATATTTGTACTGTATTTGAATAAAAGCAAGATACTGATTTCAGTACGGAGGTAGTAGACACGTGTGTGCctctttttattttaaaatattatattgatctaattttaaaattttaatctgGATTAAACGTAGCCTCAGCCATCGAATCTTTAGGTGTGCACTAAAATCTGGAAAAATATTTCCAAGTTGAAGTTGTCATGACACACCGATTTTTTCACTGGCAACCTTCTGAGGTTCATTATTTTTTTAGTTTTCCGTTTCCTTT includes these proteins:
- the LOC124679019 gene encoding uncharacterized protein LOC124679019, with product MAPRFLACFGRGSATASAPDPAEELAPGPVLVELFSSQGCAASPDADAVAARLAQDSAGGVVVLGFHVDYWDYRGWKDPFASSAWTVRQKAYVEALRLDTLFTPQVVVQGRADCVGTEHDKLAQAVRDAPKYPSPAFKVTFQRPNPTTLQASFTGPLRARVEGGGSVMVALYESGVVTDCGRGENKGKTLLNDHVVRRLEKLAAVRDGASAKKTVSGSVQFPLWDGFRPTKCGVVVFVQNAALQVLGVQHLDLPDKV